Proteins from one Ramlibacter sp. PS4R-6 genomic window:
- the tsaE gene encoding tRNA (adenosine(37)-N6)-threonylcarbamoyltransferase complex ATPase subunit type 1 TsaE has translation MSVRALSWPDEEATRAFAAELATHPALADAFIELHGDLGAGKTTFVRHLLRALGIGERIKSPTYTVMEPHDAPGFTVYHFDFYRFNDPREWKDAGFRDIFAGPGLKLAEWPEKAAALLPVADLVMRIEADADDTRHVALHANTPRGMELLQ, from the coding sequence ATGAGCGTCCGTGCGCTTTCCTGGCCGGACGAGGAGGCGACGCGCGCCTTCGCCGCCGAGCTCGCCACCCATCCCGCGCTGGCCGATGCGTTCATCGAGCTGCACGGCGACCTGGGCGCGGGCAAGACCACGTTCGTGCGCCACCTGCTGCGCGCGCTGGGCATCGGCGAGCGCATCAAGAGCCCCACGTACACGGTGATGGAGCCGCACGACGCGCCCGGCTTCACGGTCTACCACTTCGACTTCTACCGCTTCAACGACCCGCGCGAATGGAAAGACGCGGGCTTTCGCGACATCTTCGCGGGGCCGGGCCTGAAGCTGGCCGAATGGCCCGAGAAGGCGGCGGCGCTGCTGCCGGTGGCGGACCTCGTCATGCGCATCGAGGCCGATGCCGACGACACGCGCCATGTCGCCCTGCATGCGAACACGCCGCGCGGCATGGAGCTGCTGCAATGA